GGCCGCCGCCCGCCGTGCGAAGAGCAGCAGGTCGCCCATGCCCAGCGGGAGGTCGCGGTAGCGCGGCTCCTGGCGCGGGGCCATCCAGCGGACCAGGTCGACCAGGGTCTCCGGCTTCGGCTTCGCCCGGCGCTTCAGCGCCTCCAGCAGCGTGTCGAGGTCGGCGGCGCGGTCGTCGTCCGCCACGGGACGGAAGTGGCCGAGCCACTCGCCCAGGCGTTCGCGTTCCCTGCCCTTGGCCAGCCGGCCGACCATGGCCGCCCAGTCGGCGGCGAACTCCGCGCCCAGCTCCGACGGGTGCGTGAACACCCGCCCCGCGTGCTCGAAGCGCGGCGCGTCGGGCGGCGGCGCGGTCGCCCCCGTCGTACCGGTCCGCGGCCCGGGCCCGTCGCGTACGACTCCGGGGGTGCCGTTCGCCAGCCACTGCCCGACCTCCTTCGTCCCCCAGCGGTGCTCGTGACGGCGGGTCAGCAGCCCTTCGCACAGCAGGCGCAGACGCCGGTCGGCGATGCCGGTGAGGTCGATGTCGCCGTCCTGGACCGCGTCCATGACCGAGGCCGCCGCGCGGTGCGGGACCGGATGCCGGCCCAGCGCGGCCTCGGCGACGACGATCCCGAGCGACCACCAGTCGTCCGACGGCCGCACGATCGCCATCCGCAGCTGAGCCTGCGGCGACGCGTAGCCCGGGGTGCCGGCCCAGCCGCCGGTCGCCTCGCGCGGGAGGCCGACGGCGAGGGTGAGGGAGATGCCGAAGTCGATCAGTACGGCGCTTCCGGGCCGCCCGTACTCGGTGAGGACGAGGTTGGACGGCTTCACGTCCCGGTGCACCACGCCCGCCTCGTGCAGCGCGGTCAGCGCGCCGTGCACCCGCACCACCAGTGCCCGGACGGCTTCGGGGCGCAGGGGGCCGCCGTGGCGCAGATGGGTGGCGAGATCGGTGTTGCCGTGCGAGGGCAGCACCTGGAACGGCGCTCCGCGGTCGCGCCCCTCCTCCAGGACGTACGAAAGCCCCTCGTGCAGGGGGCGACGGGGCAGCCCGTCGTGCGGGGGCCGGGACAGTCGCCGGGTGACCTCGGGGTCGGGGGCCGCGTCGGGGTGGTACCACTTCACGATCCGCTCGGGCTCCGCCGCGTGGGGCTCCCGGCCCCGTACCCGGAACACGGCCGCCCGCAGTTCGGCGGAGCGCCCCTCCTCCGCGACCCGGTGCTCCGTCCGGTCCTCGCGCCTCGGCAGCCGCTCAGAGGTCTGGAAACGGTCCGCCAGCGAGGGCGGCAGCTCGATCGGGGCGCCCCGCGGATCGGGCGCGGCCATGCCGCCGACGGGATGCTCCGGCTCGACGAAGGTCGGCGGGGCCGCGTCCGCGCCGCCGTCTCCACAAGGACCGACGGGACCGACGGGATCAACGGGACCGACGGGATCAACGGGATCGACAGGACCGGTGGGAAAGGCCATGGAATTCACCTGCGCACGAAAAGGAAGGACCCGGCGACGCCGGAGCGGACGTACGGAAGGGAGGGCAGAGGTAAGAGAAAAGGAAAGCGCCCTGCGGTGAATTCGGGGGCAGGGGAACAGTCGCCCCGAGGGCGTGGTTCGGCACAGGAAGAGGCCCGAGCCGGAAGAGTAGCGGGATCCGCGCATCGCGCACCGGGAAACGGAGAAATTCGCGGAGCGTACCGGAACCCCGCCGCCGTCCGCCCCGTGCTTGTCGAAGGCCCGGCAAGCGTGGTGCAGGCGCGGCTATGTTGACCGGCATGAACGGCATGAACCCTGATGGTCTGCCCGACCGTGCCGACCTCGTACGGGAGCTGCGGCACCTGCGCCGCGGAGGCCTGCCCGCGCTCCAGGCGCTGGTGCCCGAGGCGCTGCGCGCGGTCACGCTGCACGCCGGATACGCCGACGGCGAGGACGACCTGGCCGACGGGGCGGAACGGCTGATACGCG
This window of the Streptomyces sp. NBC_01275 genome carries:
- a CDS encoding protein kinase; the protein is MAAPDPRGAPIELPPSLADRFQTSERLPRREDRTEHRVAEEGRSAELRAAVFRVRGREPHAAEPERIVKWYHPDAAPDPEVTRRLSRPPHDGLPRRPLHEGLSYVLEEGRDRGAPFQVLPSHGNTDLATHLRHGGPLRPEAVRALVVRVHGALTALHEAGVVHRDVKPSNLVLTEYGRPGSAVLIDFGISLTLAVGLPREATGGWAGTPGYASPQAQLRMAIVRPSDDWWSLGIVVAEAALGRHPVPHRAAASVMDAVQDGDIDLTGIADRRLRLLCEGLLTRRHEHRWGTKEVGQWLANGTPGVVRDGPGPRTGTTGATAPPPDAPRFEHAGRVFTHPSELGAEFAADWAAMVGRLAKGRERERLGEWLGHFRPVADDDRAADLDTLLEALKRRAKPKPETLVDLVRWMAPRQEPRYRDLPLGMGDLLLFARRAAAGDRECVSVLTELRDRGLLRLLARWRGGAELAHVDNRWRHYDEQWKAAVARLSAIPELAEDREGLRAATAAGPTLSAQLLQLAVDPAAVAGPLRTELRDAVPALPAQVPWFLRLAEDTDDPVPLLLTLRLLPLAQEQARRIRLDRERARQLAAMDVRSRHTRLVRRRLELPVMLGRAAGGALLLFFPHAFVVGVADVYAIAPQATVLVAWLLSVPSLAALLAIECWTAWYIGHLYHPQYSVMGQLSRRALPVTRRITVRGWRQWLRAALAAAVFVGTVVGTFVLAVWIWPLATVLALLVSAVLRVRAWHRYRAEARSNHPLAPPPTAPGGAPHPGVPGARRRPGAASPSLSPSASRSGGVA